The stretch of DNA ACACACTTTCAGCTCCTATAATAATACGATGTTCCTTTTGATGTATCTGGTCACCATTTACAGGATCTTCTAAAAAGAAAGTAAAGTTAGAATATAGCTCAAAATCGTATAGAGATAAGAACATCTTGGTCTTTAAAAGTTGCTTTTCATCGATTGCCTTGGTGTGGTTTGCCAAGAGGTTGGTTCTGCTTGTTTGGCCTCCTTCTGTATCGTCAATAGCTCCGAATCTTCCTATAAGACCTTGGTTTACCGATCGTTGGGGGATTTGTCCTGATGCGTCCCATTTACTTTCAAAATGAGAAGCAGTAAGATTTAATTCCTGATTTCCGAATAAATTATAATTATATTTACCCATAATGTTGATGCGGTTGAAATTCTGTGAAGCATCGAATGGCCCATCGGTTAGATAAAGTTCTGATGCTAGATAGGCATTACTATTTTCCGATTCGAAAAAATTGAACATTCCTAACAATCGCGATGTGTTGAATTGCCCTGCTTCTAGAGAGACCAAACTTTTCTTCAGCGTTTTTCGCAAGCGGAGATCAACATAGCCTGCGGTATTAAAGTTTCCTATTTCTGCATAATAGGGCCCTTTGCCAAAATTTACATTTTCTATAATTTCTGGAATTACAAAATGTAAATCGGCATAACCTTGCCCGTGTGCATGGCTGGTCATGTTTACAGGTATACCGTCCACGCTAATGGCTACATCTGTACCATGATCAACGTCGAAGCCTCGAAGGAATATCTGTTCTGCTTTACCGCCCCCAGCATGCTGTCCGATTATCAAACCAGGGACTTTACGTAAGGTTTCCTGTGATGATTTTACAGGATTGACCTGTACGTCTACATCCACAATACGGCTTAGCGTATTAAGTTCTGATGTTACAACCACTTGATTAAGCGAAATACCCGATTCTTCCATAACTATTGTTATCCTTGTGCTTAAGTTTTCTTGTGATACTTTGATAAGGTTTGTTTTGTAGCCTAGGCTAGAAAAATAAACCGAATCCTTCACGTATGTATTGGTTATGGTAAATGAACCTGTAGCATCCGTATGACTGTGCTTTCCTGTGTTTTGATTGAAAACACCAACATCTTCAAGGGGTCGATTATTTTTATCGACTACTTTTCCCTTCAAATTTTGGGCGTAAATAGCATAACTAAAAAGCATTAATAATGCCATTATTATATATTTCATTTTTTAAATTTTATGAATGTTTAATGATCTCCCAACTGGAAGACCTATTTTGTGATGTATTGGTATTATAAGGTACAAGCAATCGATTCGCTATCCCAAAGCCTTGATTTTGGAATAGCAAAAATGATACTCCCAATACCATTATAATGGATATAGGGATGCCAAGGTTCACAGATTTAATATATCCATGAACTTGAAAAATTGAAAATACCTTATGTTGAAGTTGTTTTGGGTGGTGGGATATTAACATCCAATTCGCAACTGGTTATCCTAGAGTCATAAAACCAAATTATTGAACGCATAACTAACGAGAACTGCTCTTGGTCGATTCTTTTTTTAGGGAGAATATGCTTGTCTAGTTTAATATCTAAAGGGTGCTTTTCTGTGTCATTTTGGGTATGACCCATATAAAAAATTGAACTTATAAAAGACAGGAACTCGTGAGTATGATGTTCTGCATGCTCTTTTTTGTTATGATGATGCTTTTCTGAAAAAGAAAAGTTAGATAGAAACATATGGTCATGATGGTTGTTGTCATCCGAATGCTTTTCTTTGTGGTGATTTTCTAATACCAGATGGTGCGATATTTTGTGAAGCAATCTGTATACTTGAGTTTGTAATGGGCTTAATATATATATAAAAGACATTCCAATAATAAAATTTTTGAGGAGTAAAGATTTTATTGAATTGGCTCTTTTCAAATTAGGGGCAATTTAGAGTCTAAAGATAAATGTTCTAATTTTGTTTTGGAAATATAAATCGCATGGGTTTTCCAGAACTTAAAATTAATGATCGACCGATTTCATATGGGCAAATTAGTCATGGAATCTTTATAACATCTCATAATTAGATTTTATTCTAAATCAATTCTTAATCGAAAAGAATGCTTTATTTATATTAAAAAAACGGGTTTAACTCTAAAAAGATAAACCCGTTTTTAATTCTTGCTCATATAAAATTTAGAACACTTTATAGCATAAATTCAACTTTAGTCTGTTGCTATAATTTCAGAACGATGGTGAATGCGATATTTTAAACTTAAAGTTTCCAATTTGTAAGATTGCTTCAACGATACTTGGTTTGTAAGGGTTATAAAATTTATCTTTCTTATTTCCAACTATATTTTTTTCTTTTTGCTTGTTCTTTTATGGCTTTGGTCATGGCATTTTCCAAGCCGTTATCAACTCCTTTTTTCTGTTTCGCGATGTATTCTTTACGTTTCGTATTAAGTTCCTGAATCTTTTTTTGGATAGCGTCTCGTTCTTTGCTTTTCTCAGCAACATACGTTTTAATTTCGGCTTTAGTTTTTCCTTTTAGTTCTTCAGGTAAGGCATCGTCTTTAATATCTTCAATAACGACCTCTTCGTCTTCAACTGCATCAACCAGGTCCCATGTTTTGTTTTTATATAAATGAGAACTTTTACTTACCGTTCTGCTTACTGCATTTGCTTTACTATAATTTCCTGCATTAGAATCTTGTTCCATCTGAAGGGCCTTTTTTTGCCTTCCTATTTGTCCATAAACCACATAAGTTTTGTTTAACTTCTGATTTAAAATTAAAATGGCATCATCATAAGGCGATGCAATATGCACCGTTGATTTATTTTGATTTATAGCCATATAATCACCATTGGTTAATTGAGCACCATCCTTCCAGGAGGTAGAAATACCTTGATTGTAATCACCACAAAAAATCGTATTTATAGTAATGTCTTTTTCTTTTGCATTGATTGACGCATCTTTATAATTTATTTTCCCTTGTGTAAATGGTTCATTACCAGCAATGAAAATAAGCTTTAAATCGTCCGGGTTTTTACCCCAGTTTAATTGATTTAATGAGGTTTGTATGACTTGTCCACAATATTCTTCACCACCATTGGTAGTTAGAGAGAATAGCTCTTTAGAAATATCATCTAAATCGTTGCTAAAGGCTAATACTTGTCTAATATAACCTTCGTTTCCGTTTAATCTGTCATTACCGTATTCGTATAAAGCAATTTCTAAATTAGGCTTATTAGTGCCACATTTAGCATAAGACAATTCATTTACAATATCCCAAAGTTGTGCTTTTGCTTGGTCTATAAGACCATCCATACTATTACTAGTGTCTAATAAAAGAGCGACTTTAATAAATTGTTTGCTAGGGTCATGGTGCTTTTTTTCTATTGAAGTATATACAAAGTCTTGTTTTTTGTTGTTTGCATTGCAAGCTATAAAGGCTATTAATGCCATAGAGAATAAGAATGTTTTAAAGTGTGTTTTCATGATATTTAAGTTTTTTAATTTAAGATGAATTTTGCCAATACAGTTTCAGAAACTATAATTGTTTTAAGATTTAGGTCTTGAATTTTTTCCTGTTTTGACCTCCTGCCATAAGCAGTAATTACGACTTCATTTATTGTGTTAAGGCCGTTGCTGTAATTACTATTTATAGTCTTTTGTATTTCTTTAATAAATAAAGCTTTTCCTAATGTCTGATTAATTGCAGAAGCATAATCGCTGGCTTTTTCTTTGGCGACTTTTAGTGCTTTTAGTTTTGTTTCTCTTCTAATTTTCTCAATGTCTGTATGACTCGTTTTAGCAATTAAGATATTTGAAACATCTATTCTATCTAAAGCTTGAAATACTTTTCCGAGTATTTCACCGTTATTAATAATTAACTCATAACGTTTTGTTTTAGTGACTTGATCGTCTGCTAAAAACTTTCTTTGATAGTAGCCATTAAAGCCAAGAATTGAAAAGTTTTTCTCCAAATCAATTGAAAGCGATTTTAAGGTTGAGATCATTTGATTTTCTTGCTTTTCAATACTTACTTTACCTTTTTTATCATTTTCATTGAGAACGATATTGAGATAAATCTCATTGGGGATAATTTCGGTTTCAATTTGTCCAGTAACTTCAATATAAGGTTGATCAATAAAATTCTTTTCTCCATTTTGAGCAAAAGTGATGGTAGAAAAAAGGATGATAAAAATGAGGTGTTTTGTGATTTTCATATGATTATTGTTTTTTTTGATTAAGAACTCATTTAAACTTTTTTAATTTGCTAAAAAATTGCTGTTTTCAGCCCTCTTTTTGTCTTTTTCTTCTTCCGTAGCTATGCTATGCAACTCAAAAAAGACTTCAACAGAACTAAAAACTTCTAATTTTCGCTTAAATCCAAAAAGTCTAAACGAGTTCTAACACTGTAAATCTATATTCAACTTATTTCTTAAAAAAAGCAGAATGAGTAAAACCTAAGTTTGATTGAGTAAAGGGTGCCTTTAAATGTGTAACCATATCTTTTTAGTGTTAAAAAAACACAGATTTGTAAAATTGCCATTTTATTATACCAATGAAAGTGCGTAAGTTTATCTATTATAAAATAGCACATGCAAGTAATTGTTAAATACATATGGTTTTTATGCATGATACTTGGTACAACATTTATGTTTGCTCAAGTAAATGATGAGTTTGTAAATCAAGAACCGAGATTTATTGTAAGAGGTTCTGTGATTGAAAGTGATACGCGCAAACCTATTCCAAATGTGAATATTGAAGTTAATGGAGGTGCTTATACGACTACCAATTATGCAGGTGATTTTAGAATTGAAGCAAAAAAAGGAGACGAACTTATTATAAAGCATAAAGATTTTGAAACAGTATATTATACGATTCTTAGTAATGAACGTATTACGGTTGAGGTAGAACCTAATAAAGATGAAGTTGTATATAAGCGAAAAAAGTTTTCTAGATCAAACCCCAACCAATTTAAATCATTAATAGATTCTGCTGAAACGTATTTAAAAAAAGATGCGAAACGCAGTATTCAATTTATTGAACAGGCTCTTGTTGAAGGTAATTCTGTAAAAGAACATGCCGAAACTTATGAGGTCTTAGGTGATATTTATATGTATTGGAAACAATACGATTTAGCTGTTTCTAATTATAGAATTAGTGATCAAAACGTAAGAACCAATACTGTTAAATTAAAATTGGCAGCTGCGTATAAACAGAATAATAACTATCAGGAAAGTTTAGAAACCTATAAAGAAATTAATAAAAAAGAATTATCTAATTGGCAATTAGTTCAACTATACGAAGGTATTGGTGATGTCTATCTTTTAACCAAAACTCACCAGCTTTCAATTGATAATTATGAAGCGGGGTTAGCTGTTGCTCGAAAGCATTTAATAACACCAAAAATAACCGATTTAAATTCAAAAATAGCGCAAGCTTATAACGCAAAAGGAGAGTCTCAAAAAGCAGAAGGGTATTTTAACAGGTCTATGAAGCTTGCAAGTACACAAAATAAAAAACGAGCGATTGAAGAAAAAATTAAGGTTGCGGATTTTCAAAGCGCCAATAATAATTATTCAAGTGAAATAGAATTAAGAAAACAGGCCCTAGAGGATATAAGTGATTTTGAGAATGATTCTGTTTTAGATAACGAAAGCGCTTTAACACCCCAAAAACAAAACTATAAAATTGGTAATGCCTATGCGCAACAACGTGATTTTGGAAATGCCATTACATTTTTAGAAGAAAGCATTGAAGAAGCTAATGATAAAGCCGATTTGGTAGTTCAAAAAGATGCTACCAGAAAATTATATGAAGTTTATAAAACAACCGGGGACTATACAAAATCCCTTTCTGCATTTGAAAATTATGTGAGTGTTATAGATGAACTCTATCGTAAAAAAGAACAGGAGATATCTCAAGTTACAAGATTTAGTAAAGATTTGGTAACTAAACAAAATAGAATTTTAAGTTTAGAGAGCGACAGAGCGTTATCCGAAAGTAAATATGAACTAACCATAGAGCAAGCTAAACGACAAAAACTTATAATTTATTCGCTTATAGGCGGTGTTTTATTGTTATTACTTGGAGCGCTTTTAATGTTTAAGTATATAAAACAGCAACGATTAGCAAATAACTTGTTAGCACTAAAAAGTTTGCGCAGTCAAATGAATCCACATTTTATATTTAATGCGCTAAATTCTGTAAATAGTTTTATTGCTTCAAATGATGAACGTACAGCCAATAAATATCTTACCGATTTTTCATTGCTAATGCGTGCCGTTTTAGAGAATAGTGAAGAAGATTTTATTCCTCTTGAAAAAGAAATCGAATTGTTAGAATTATACACCAAATTAGAACATTTCAGATTTCAAGATAAGTTTGATTATAGTATCAATATTGATGAAAACATTCATGTTCAGGATTTTGTAATACCTCCAATGCTGTTACAACCATATATTGAAAATGCTGTGTGGCATGGGTTACGTTATAAAAAATCAAAAGGACATTTAGAGGTTGAGGTTGCTCAAACTAAATCAGACGAAATAAAAATCACTATCATAGATGATGGTATTGGACGACAAAAATCAAAAGCTTTAAAAACGAAGCACCAGCAAAAACAAAACTCGAAAGGGATGGGTAATATTAAAAAGCGCGTCTCTATTTTAAACGAGATGTATAAAGATAGAGTAGATGTATTTGTCGATGATTTTAAGGATGAAGAAGATGCAGGAACTAAAGTTGTAGTAACATTAAAAAAGGATTGACAATTAACGATTTATAATTGTAGATTTTTGATTTATGAATTTGAATAAATAAAAACGAAGAGATAATTTATAGATGTTCTGCCATGTTGAGCTCAGCTTGTCCTGAGTTTATGGAAGGGTCGATCTATTAAAAAAAGGATTAAAAATGAAACAAACATTCAAAAAAAGATTGAAAAAAGGAGTCTTCTATTTAATACTATTGTTCATAATTCTATTCGTATTTAGAATAATATATGGCTACACTGAATATCCTAATAATAATATTCAAGAAAGTGATTTGTTTTTTCAAGAGATTACAAGTACTAGAGTCAATTATGCTTCAAAAAAGTATAAAATTAATACGGTTTCAAACAACGCTCCGGCAGTTATTGATGTAGATCAGAAGTATGAAAAAATTGCTACAGTAAATACTAAATCTTCTGAATTTGAAAGAGAAAAAGAAATATTGGATAAAGAAATTAAGAGACAAGGAGCCATTATTCAATTTGAGCAAAATAGTGGTAACAAAGGATATAGAAGGCTACAGTTATTAATTGGTGTACAACCGGAGAAATTTGAGTCTTTATATGATTCGCTTTCAAAAATTGGAAAAGTTCAATCTAAAGAAATTACGAAAAAAGATAAAACGAACGAATACAAACAACTTAATGCTAAAAAGGAATCACTTTTAAAAATTAGAACGTCCTTAATTGAATTAAAGTCTAAGGGAGGTAAAATAGAAGAATATATAAATTTAGAGAATAGGATATTAAGCATTGAGGAAGAACTGCAAGGTTTGGGGGTACAATTAGGAAATTATGACGAAGAAAATGAATTTTGCACCATTAAATTTTCATTAATAGAGGGTACAGAAAATAAAATAGGTTTGATGCATCGTATAAAAGTGGCTCTAGGTTGGACCGTTTCAACTTATTTGCAGTTAATAGTCATTTTATTTTTTATAGCAGGTTTTGTCTATTTAGCTTTGTTGATTTTGGATAAATTAAATTTATTCAATAGTATTATTAAAAATTTAAAAGATTAATGATATACGATTGTAGATTTTTGATTTACGAATGTTGAATAAATAAAAACGAAAAGATAATTTATGATTGTGCTGTCATGCTGAGCTTGTCGAAGTATTTATGAAAAAAGGATTGACGATTAACGATTGTAGATTTTTGATTTATAAATGTTGAACAAATGAAAACGAAAAGATAATTTATGATTGTGCTGTCATGCTGAGCTTAGCCTGCCCTGAGTTTATCGAAGGGTCGAAGCATCCATTAAATAATAATTAAAAAGATTCCCGCCTTCGCGGGAAAGCATTATGAAACTAAATTCTATTATAGTCGAAGACGAAGAAACAAGCAGAGATATTTTAAAGAATTATCTCAAAAAATACTGTCCTAATGTAACTGTTTTAGGGGAAGCTGCTAACGTAGAAGAGGCTTTGGTTCTCATTCGGAATAATGAATTGGATTTAGTGTTTTTAGACGTAGAAATGCCTTACGGTAATGCGTTCGACCTATTAGATAGGGTAGGAGATATTAATTTCGAAACCGTTTTTGTAACGGCCTACAATCATTATGCTATCGATGCTTTGAATGCACATGCATCTTATTATCTAATGAAACCTATTTCCATCGATGAACTTATAAAGGCAGTTGATTATGTTACCGAAATTAAAACGAAAGAAGATGCGCTTCAAGACCAGGTGCTCATTCCAAAAACGAATGGAGTTCTTGGTAAAATAACCATTCCGCAGTTAGATGGTTTTGAGGTTATAAATATGTCTGATATTTTATACTGTAAAGCCGATGACAATTACACTGAAATCTATCTCAATACGAATAAAAAAAAGTTGGTAAGTAAAACACTCAAGTATTTTGAAGGTGCTTTAAACAATGCTAG from Flavivirga spongiicola encodes:
- a CDS encoding SIMPL domain-containing protein, yielding MKITKHLIFIILFSTITFAQNGEKNFIDQPYIEVTGQIETEIIPNEIYLNIVLNENDKKGKVSIEKQENQMISTLKSLSIDLEKNFSILGFNGYYQRKFLADDQVTKTKRYELIINNGEILGKVFQALDRIDVSNILIAKTSHTDIEKIRRETKLKALKVAKEKASDYASAINQTLGKALFIKEIQKTINSNYSNGLNTINEVVITAYGRRSKQEKIQDLNLKTIIVSETVLAKFILN
- a CDS encoding vWA domain-containing protein → MKTHFKTFLFSMALIAFIACNANNKKQDFVYTSIEKKHHDPSKQFIKVALLLDTSNSMDGLIDQAKAQLWDIVNELSYAKCGTNKPNLEIALYEYGNDRLNGNEGYIRQVLAFSNDLDDISKELFSLTTNGGEEYCGQVIQTSLNQLNWGKNPDDLKLIFIAGNEPFTQGKINYKDASINAKEKDITINTIFCGDYNQGISTSWKDGAQLTNGDYMAINQNKSTVHIASPYDDAILILNQKLNKTYVVYGQIGRQKKALQMEQDSNAGNYSKANAVSRTVSKSSHLYKNKTWDLVDAVEDEEVVIEDIKDDALPEELKGKTKAEIKTYVAEKSKERDAIQKKIQELNTKRKEYIAKQKKGVDNGLENAMTKAIKEQAKRKKYSWK
- a CDS encoding TonB-dependent receptor, with the translated sequence MKYIIMALLMLFSYAIYAQNLKGKVVDKNNRPLEDVGVFNQNTGKHSHTDATGSFTITNTYVKDSVYFSSLGYKTNLIKVSQENLSTRITIVMEESGISLNQVVVTSELNTLSRIVDVDVQVNPVKSSQETLRKVPGLIIGQHAGGGKAEQIFLRGFDVDHGTDVAISVDGIPVNMTSHAHGQGYADLHFVIPEIIENVNFGKGPYYAEIGNFNTAGYVDLRLRKTLKKSLVSLEAGQFNTSRLLGMFNFFESENSNAYLASELYLTDGPFDASQNFNRINIMGKYNYNLFGNQELNLTASHFESKWDASGQIPQRSVNQGLIGRFGAIDDTEGGQTSRTNLLANHTKAIDEKQLLKTKMFLSLYDFELYSNFTFFLEDPVNGDQIHQKEHRIIIGAESVFQKKHITLGNNVQFEYESGIGFRYDNTDDIELSSTLNRQTILNRISLGDVDEVNTYGFLNTEFKTGKWTFNPALRLDYFKFDYMNKITETYDNQSESKVAFSPKLNTIFSVNRNWQLFLKSGIGFHSNDTRVVVANNGEDILPAAYGVDLGTIVKPTDKLALNATLWGLFLEQEFVYVGDAGIVEPSGKTRRLGVEFGTRYQATDWLYLYGDINYTYGRSTEEADGEDFIPLAPDLTSSGGILLKGLGHFSSALTYRFVDDRPANKNDSITAEGYFVTDFNLDYKWKNWTYGIIVENLLDTKWNETQFATESRLFNEASSIEEIHFTPGTPFYIRGKVSVSF
- a CDS encoding LytR/AlgR family response regulator transcription factor, producing the protein MKLNSIIVEDEETSRDILKNYLKKYCPNVTVLGEAANVEEALVLIRNNELDLVFLDVEMPYGNAFDLLDRVGDINFETVFVTAYNHYAIDALNAHASYYLMKPISIDELIKAVDYVTEIKTKEDALQDQVLIPKTNGVLGKITIPQLDGFEVINMSDILYCKADDNYTEIYLNTNKKKLVSKTLKYFEGALNNASFARVHKSYLVNVNEVVKYVKGKGGSVILSNGKEVMVSASKKSDLLSYFK
- a CDS encoding histidine kinase, yielding MQVIVKYIWFLCMILGTTFMFAQVNDEFVNQEPRFIVRGSVIESDTRKPIPNVNIEVNGGAYTTTNYAGDFRIEAKKGDELIIKHKDFETVYYTILSNERITVEVEPNKDEVVYKRKKFSRSNPNQFKSLIDSAETYLKKDAKRSIQFIEQALVEGNSVKEHAETYEVLGDIYMYWKQYDLAVSNYRISDQNVRTNTVKLKLAAAYKQNNNYQESLETYKEINKKELSNWQLVQLYEGIGDVYLLTKTHQLSIDNYEAGLAVARKHLITPKITDLNSKIAQAYNAKGESQKAEGYFNRSMKLASTQNKKRAIEEKIKVADFQSANNNYSSEIELRKQALEDISDFENDSVLDNESALTPQKQNYKIGNAYAQQRDFGNAITFLEESIEEANDKADLVVQKDATRKLYEVYKTTGDYTKSLSAFENYVSVIDELYRKKEQEISQVTRFSKDLVTKQNRILSLESDRALSESKYELTIEQAKRQKLIIYSLIGGVLLLLLGALLMFKYIKQQRLANNLLALKSLRSQMNPHFIFNALNSVNSFIASNDERTANKYLTDFSLLMRAVLENSEEDFIPLEKEIELLELYTKLEHFRFQDKFDYSINIDENIHVQDFVIPPMLLQPYIENAVWHGLRYKKSKGHLEVEVAQTKSDEIKITIIDDGIGRQKSKALKTKHQQKQNSKGMGNIKKRVSILNEMYKDRVDVFVDDFKDEEDAGTKVVVTLKKD
- a CDS encoding DUF4349 domain-containing protein, translated to MKQTFKKRLKKGVFYLILLFIILFVFRIIYGYTEYPNNNIQESDLFFQEITSTRVNYASKKYKINTVSNNAPAVIDVDQKYEKIATVNTKSSEFEREKEILDKEIKRQGAIIQFEQNSGNKGYRRLQLLIGVQPEKFESLYDSLSKIGKVQSKEITKKDKTNEYKQLNAKKESLLKIRTSLIELKSKGGKIEEYINLENRILSIEEELQGLGVQLGNYDEENEFCTIKFSLIEGTENKIGLMHRIKVALGWTVSTYLQLIVILFFIAGFVYLALLILDKLNLFNSIIKNLKD